A genomic stretch from Scatophagus argus isolate fScaArg1 chromosome 19, fScaArg1.pri, whole genome shotgun sequence includes:
- the LOC124050337 gene encoding uncharacterized protein LOC124050337 isoform X6 — MDEFKWIQMSSFVLLTLQFTAAADQHFTVRDGVQVSLPCDNRRDDLHGCDEVYWLFADPENRAAVLLVERGQIGEQARTKSDRLSVTNSCSLVIKKVSAEDAGRYLCVQYKSGQQQGQNSPFHLSVVTMTEREDADEVTLNCSVWTYGPCGHTVKWLFNRTDVDKENHQVKTSQSSCSASLTGLSSHFIYDSRFDLLKCEVTDGDKVQFLFSPRPSGEKPGEDTTTTTTTTIMKPKTTATTLSLTTTTPENPIKTETISTSAITETPTGLNSTRTDRSVLDYMMLVLRVAELLLITLIAVLLIRAAGKQRPPDDNTVSHSVRRRTARRSGAAASQVKVSSDRRWWCVQVNNDEDEDEGVVKYENFGETSASVSLH, encoded by the exons ATGGACGAGTTCAAATGGAttcaaatgtcttcatttgttcTCCTGACGCTTCAGTTTACAG cagcagctgatcaaCACTTCACTGTGAGAGATGGAGTTCAGGTCAGTTTGCCTTGTGACAACAGGAGAGATGATCTGCATGGATGTGATGAGGTTTACTGGCTCTTTGCTGATCCTGAAAACAGAGCAGCGGTTTTGCTGGTTGAGCGAGGACAGATTGGTGAACAGGCCAGAACCAaatcagacagactgagtgtCACAAACAGCTGTTCTCTGGTTATAAAGAAGGTCTCAGCTGAGGATGCTGGTCGTTACCTCTGTGTGCAGTACAAATCAGGACAACAACAAGGTCAAAACTCTCCgtttcatctgtctgtggtcacca TGACTGAACGTGAGGACGCTGATGAGGTGACATTAAACTGCTCTGTGTGGACATATGGaccatgtggacacacagtgaagtggCTGTTTAATAGAACTGACGTGGATAAAGAAAACCACCAAGTGAAGACATCACAGtcttcctgctctgcctctctgacgGGTCTGagttcacatttcatttatgaCTCCAGGTTTGACTTGTTGAAGTGTGAAGTGACTGATGGGGACAAagttcagtttctcttcagtcCTCGGCCCTCAGGTGAGAAACCAG GTGaggacacaacaacaacaacaacaacaacaataatgaagCCAAAAACAACAGCTACAACGTTATCattgacaacaacaacacctgaaaaccccataaaaacagaaaccatcTCAACATCTGCGATCACTGAGACTCCAACAGGACtaaacagca CTCGTACAGATCGTTCTGTTCTGGACTACATGATGTTGGTTCTGCGTGTGGCTGAACTCCTCCTCATTACTCTGATTGCTGTTCTTCTcatcagagctgcag GGAAGCAGAGACCACCTGATGACAACACT gtttcACACTCAGTCAGAAGGCGGACGGCGAGGCGTTCAGGTGCAGCAGCCAGTCAGGTAAAGGTCAGCTCAGACAGGAGGTGGTGGTGCGTTCAG gtgaataatgatgaagatgaagatgaaggtgtGGTGAAATATGAAAACTTTGGAGAAACTTCTGCCTCTGTCAGCCTCCACTGA
- the LOC124050337 gene encoding uncharacterized protein LOC124050337 isoform X1, producing MAGFRWIKMSLFLMLLLQFTAAATRQLVLHFTVRDGDQVSLPCNNMIDGQQECDSTTWVFTALRRDTAAVELITLGQIGEQTKTKSDRLSVTKNCSLVIKKVSAEDAGRYTCRQYKSGQPQGSESLVYLSVVTMTEREDADEVTLNCSVRTRGRCGHTVKWLFNRTDVDKEIHQVKTSQSSCSASLTGLSSHFIYESRFDLKCEVTDGDKVQFLFSPRPSGEKPGEDTTTTTTTTIMKPKTTATTLSLTTTTPENPIKTETISTSAITETPTGLNSTRTDRSVLDYMMLVLRVAELLLITLIAVLLIRAAGKQRPPDDNTVSHSVRRRTARRSGAAASQVKVSSDRRWWCVQVNNDEDEDEGVVKYENFGETSASVSLH from the exons ATGGCTGGATTCAGATggattaaaatgtctttgtttctgatgctgctgcttcagtttaCAG cagcagcgaCCCGACAGCTTGTCCTCCACTTCACTGTCAGAGATGGAGATCAAGTCAGTTTGCCGTGTAATAATATGATCGACGGTCAGCAGGAATGTGACAGCACAACATGGGTGTTCACTGCTTTAAGAcgagacacagcagcagtagaGCTGATTACCCTCGGACAGATTGGTGAACAGACCAAAACCAaatcagacagactgagtgtCACAAAGAACTGTTCTCTGGTTATAAAGAAGGTCTCAGCTGAGGATGCTGGACGTTACACCTGCAGACAGTACAAATCAGGACAACCACAAGGTTCAGAGTCTCTGGTTTatctgtctgtggtcacca TGACTGAACGTGAGGACGCTGATGAGGTGACATTAAACTGCTCTGTGAGGACACGTGGAcgatgtggacacacagtgaagtggCTGTTTAATAGAACTGATGTGGATAAAGAAATCCACCAAGTGAAGACATCACAGtcttcctgctctgcctctctgacgGGTCTGagttcacatttcatttatgaGTCGAGGTTTGATTTGAAGTGTGAAGTGACTGATGGGGACAAagttcagtttctcttcagtcCTCGGCCCTCAGGTGAGAAACCAG GTGaggacacaacaacaacaacaacaacaacaataatgaagCCAAAAACAACAGCTACAACGTTATCattgacaacaacaacacctgaaaaccccataaaaacagaaaccatcTCAACATCTGCGATCACTGAGACTCCAACAGGACtaaacagca CTCGTACAGATCGTTCTGTTCTGGACTACATGATGTTGGTTCTGCGTGTGGCTGAACTCCTCCTCATTACTCTGATTGCTGTTCTTCTcatcagagctgcag GGAAGCAGAGACCACCTGATGACAACACT gtttcACACTCAGTCAGAAGGCGGACGGCGAGGCGTTCAGGTGCAGCAGCCAGTCAGGTAAAGGTCAGCTCAGACAGGAGGTGGTGGTGCGTTCAG gtgaataatgatgaagatgaagatgaaggtgtGGTGAAATATGAAAACTTTGGAGAAACTTCTGCCTCTGTCAGCCTCCACTGA
- the LOC124050337 gene encoding uncharacterized protein LOC124050337 isoform X7 has translation MDEFKWIQMSSFVLLTLQFTAADQHFTVRDGVQVSLPCDNRRDDLHGCDEVYWLFADPENRAAVLLVERGQIGEQARTKSDRLSVTNSCSLVIKKVSAEDAGRYLCVQYKSGQQQGQNSPFHLSVVTMTEREDADEVTLNCSVWTYGPCGHTVKWLFNRTDVDKENHQVKTSQSSCSASLTGLSSHFIYDSRFDLLKCEVTDGDKVQFLFSPRPSGEKPGEDTTTTTTTTIMKPKTTATTLSLTTTTPENPIKTETISTSAITETPTGLNSTRTDRSVLDYMMLVLRVAELLLITLIAVLLIRAAGKQRPPDDNTVSHSVRRRTARRSGAAASQVKVSSDRRWWCVQVNNDEDEDEGVVKYENFGETSASVSLH, from the exons ATGGACGAGTTCAAATGGAttcaaatgtcttcatttgttcTCCTGACGCTTCAGTTTACAG cagctgatcaaCACTTCACTGTGAGAGATGGAGTTCAGGTCAGTTTGCCTTGTGACAACAGGAGAGATGATCTGCATGGATGTGATGAGGTTTACTGGCTCTTTGCTGATCCTGAAAACAGAGCAGCGGTTTTGCTGGTTGAGCGAGGACAGATTGGTGAACAGGCCAGAACCAaatcagacagactgagtgtCACAAACAGCTGTTCTCTGGTTATAAAGAAGGTCTCAGCTGAGGATGCTGGTCGTTACCTCTGTGTGCAGTACAAATCAGGACAACAACAAGGTCAAAACTCTCCgtttcatctgtctgtggtcacca TGACTGAACGTGAGGACGCTGATGAGGTGACATTAAACTGCTCTGTGTGGACATATGGaccatgtggacacacagtgaagtggCTGTTTAATAGAACTGACGTGGATAAAGAAAACCACCAAGTGAAGACATCACAGtcttcctgctctgcctctctgacgGGTCTGagttcacatttcatttatgaCTCCAGGTTTGACTTGTTGAAGTGTGAAGTGACTGATGGGGACAAagttcagtttctcttcagtcCTCGGCCCTCAGGTGAGAAACCAG GTGaggacacaacaacaacaacaacaacaacaataatgaagCCAAAAACAACAGCTACAACGTTATCattgacaacaacaacacctgaaaaccccataaaaacagaaaccatcTCAACATCTGCGATCACTGAGACTCCAACAGGACtaaacagca CTCGTACAGATCGTTCTGTTCTGGACTACATGATGTTGGTTCTGCGTGTGGCTGAACTCCTCCTCATTACTCTGATTGCTGTTCTTCTcatcagagctgcag GGAAGCAGAGACCACCTGATGACAACACT gtttcACACTCAGTCAGAAGGCGGACGGCGAGGCGTTCAGGTGCAGCAGCCAGTCAGGTAAAGGTCAGCTCAGACAGGAGGTGGTGGTGCGTTCAG gtgaataatgatgaagatgaagatgaaggtgtGGTGAAATATGAAAACTTTGGAGAAACTTCTGCCTCTGTCAGCCTCCACTGA
- the LOC124050337 gene encoding uncharacterized protein LOC124050337 isoform X2, translating to MDEFKWIQMSSFVLLTLQFTAAATRQLVLHFTVRDGDQVSLPCNNMIDGQQECDSTTWVFTALRRDTAAVELITLGQIGEQTKTKSDRLSVTKNCSLVIKKVSAEDAGRYTCRQYKSGQPQGSESLVYLSVVTMTEREDADEVTLNCSVRTRGRCGHTVKWLFNRTDVDKEIHQVKTSQSSCSASLTGLSSHFIYESRFDLKCEVTDGDKVQFLFSPRPSGEKPGEDTTTTTTTTIMKPKTTATTLSLTTTTPENPIKTETISTSAITETPTGLNSTRTDRSVLDYMMLVLRVAELLLITLIAVLLIRAAGKQRPPDDNTVSHSVRRRTARRSGAAASQVKVSSDRRWWCVQVNNDEDEDEGVVKYENFGETSASVSLH from the exons ATGGACGAGTTCAAATGGAttcaaatgtcttcatttgttcTCCTGACGCTTCAGTTTACAG cagcagcgaCCCGACAGCTTGTCCTCCACTTCACTGTCAGAGATGGAGATCAAGTCAGTTTGCCGTGTAATAATATGATCGACGGTCAGCAGGAATGTGACAGCACAACATGGGTGTTCACTGCTTTAAGAcgagacacagcagcagtagaGCTGATTACCCTCGGACAGATTGGTGAACAGACCAAAACCAaatcagacagactgagtgtCACAAAGAACTGTTCTCTGGTTATAAAGAAGGTCTCAGCTGAGGATGCTGGACGTTACACCTGCAGACAGTACAAATCAGGACAACCACAAGGTTCAGAGTCTCTGGTTTatctgtctgtggtcacca TGACTGAACGTGAGGACGCTGATGAGGTGACATTAAACTGCTCTGTGAGGACACGTGGAcgatgtggacacacagtgaagtggCTGTTTAATAGAACTGATGTGGATAAAGAAATCCACCAAGTGAAGACATCACAGtcttcctgctctgcctctctgacgGGTCTGagttcacatttcatttatgaGTCGAGGTTTGATTTGAAGTGTGAAGTGACTGATGGGGACAAagttcagtttctcttcagtcCTCGGCCCTCAGGTGAGAAACCAG GTGaggacacaacaacaacaacaacaacaacaataatgaagCCAAAAACAACAGCTACAACGTTATCattgacaacaacaacacctgaaaaccccataaaaacagaaaccatcTCAACATCTGCGATCACTGAGACTCCAACAGGACtaaacagca CTCGTACAGATCGTTCTGTTCTGGACTACATGATGTTGGTTCTGCGTGTGGCTGAACTCCTCCTCATTACTCTGATTGCTGTTCTTCTcatcagagctgcag GGAAGCAGAGACCACCTGATGACAACACT gtttcACACTCAGTCAGAAGGCGGACGGCGAGGCGTTCAGGTGCAGCAGCCAGTCAGGTAAAGGTCAGCTCAGACAGGAGGTGGTGGTGCGTTCAG gtgaataatgatgaagatgaagatgaaggtgtGGTGAAATATGAAAACTTTGGAGAAACTTCTGCCTCTGTCAGCCTCCACTGA
- the LOC124050337 gene encoding uncharacterized protein LOC124050337 isoform X5, giving the protein MAGFRWIKMSLFLMLLLQFTAAATRQLVLHFTVRDGDQVSLPCNNMIDGQQECDSTTWVFTALRRDTAAVELITLGQIGEQTKTKSDRLSVTKNCSLVIKKVSAEDAGRYTCRQYKSGQPQGSESLVYLSVVTMTEREDADEVTLNCSVRTRGRCGHTVKWLFNRTDVDKEIHQVKTSQSSCSASLTGLSSHFIYESRFDLKCEVTDGDKVQFLFSPRPSGEDTTTTTTTTIMKPKTTATTLSLTTTTPENPIKTETISTSAITETPTGLNSTRTDRSVLDYMMLVLRVAELLLITLIAVLLIRAAGKQRPPDDNTVSHSVRRRTARRSGAAASQVKVSSDRRWWCVQVNNDEDEDEGVVKYENFGETSASVSLH; this is encoded by the exons ATGGCTGGATTCAGATggattaaaatgtctttgtttctgatgctgctgcttcagtttaCAG cagcagcgaCCCGACAGCTTGTCCTCCACTTCACTGTCAGAGATGGAGATCAAGTCAGTTTGCCGTGTAATAATATGATCGACGGTCAGCAGGAATGTGACAGCACAACATGGGTGTTCACTGCTTTAAGAcgagacacagcagcagtagaGCTGATTACCCTCGGACAGATTGGTGAACAGACCAAAACCAaatcagacagactgagtgtCACAAAGAACTGTTCTCTGGTTATAAAGAAGGTCTCAGCTGAGGATGCTGGACGTTACACCTGCAGACAGTACAAATCAGGACAACCACAAGGTTCAGAGTCTCTGGTTTatctgtctgtggtcacca TGACTGAACGTGAGGACGCTGATGAGGTGACATTAAACTGCTCTGTGAGGACACGTGGAcgatgtggacacacagtgaagtggCTGTTTAATAGAACTGATGTGGATAAAGAAATCCACCAAGTGAAGACATCACAGtcttcctgctctgcctctctgacgGGTCTGagttcacatttcatttatgaGTCGAGGTTTGATTTGAAGTGTGAAGTGACTGATGGGGACAAagttcagtttctcttcagtcCTCGGCCCTCAG GTGaggacacaacaacaacaacaacaacaacaataatgaagCCAAAAACAACAGCTACAACGTTATCattgacaacaacaacacctgaaaaccccataaaaacagaaaccatcTCAACATCTGCGATCACTGAGACTCCAACAGGACtaaacagca CTCGTACAGATCGTTCTGTTCTGGACTACATGATGTTGGTTCTGCGTGTGGCTGAACTCCTCCTCATTACTCTGATTGCTGTTCTTCTcatcagagctgcag GGAAGCAGAGACCACCTGATGACAACACT gtttcACACTCAGTCAGAAGGCGGACGGCGAGGCGTTCAGGTGCAGCAGCCAGTCAGGTAAAGGTCAGCTCAGACAGGAGGTGGTGGTGCGTTCAG gtgaataatgatgaagatgaagatgaaggtgtGGTGAAATATGAAAACTTTGGAGAAACTTCTGCCTCTGTCAGCCTCCACTGA
- the LOC124050337 gene encoding uncharacterized protein LOC124050337 isoform X4, whose product MDEFKWIQMSSFVLLTLQFTAATRQLVLHFTVRDGDQVSLPCNNMIDGQQECDSTTWVFTALRRDTAAVELITLGQIGEQTKTKSDRLSVTKNCSLVIKKVSAEDAGRYTCRQYKSGQPQGSESLVYLSVVTMTEREDADEVTLNCSVRTRGRCGHTVKWLFNRTDVDKEIHQVKTSQSSCSASLTGLSSHFIYESRFDLKCEVTDGDKVQFLFSPRPSGEKPGEDTTTTTTTTIMKPKTTATTLSLTTTTPENPIKTETISTSAITETPTGLNSTRTDRSVLDYMMLVLRVAELLLITLIAVLLIRAAGKQRPPDDNTVSHSVRRRTARRSGAAASQVKVSSDRRWWCVQVNNDEDEDEGVVKYENFGETSASVSLH is encoded by the exons ATGGACGAGTTCAAATGGAttcaaatgtcttcatttgttcTCCTGACGCTTCAGTTTACAG cagcgaCCCGACAGCTTGTCCTCCACTTCACTGTCAGAGATGGAGATCAAGTCAGTTTGCCGTGTAATAATATGATCGACGGTCAGCAGGAATGTGACAGCACAACATGGGTGTTCACTGCTTTAAGAcgagacacagcagcagtagaGCTGATTACCCTCGGACAGATTGGTGAACAGACCAAAACCAaatcagacagactgagtgtCACAAAGAACTGTTCTCTGGTTATAAAGAAGGTCTCAGCTGAGGATGCTGGACGTTACACCTGCAGACAGTACAAATCAGGACAACCACAAGGTTCAGAGTCTCTGGTTTatctgtctgtggtcacca TGACTGAACGTGAGGACGCTGATGAGGTGACATTAAACTGCTCTGTGAGGACACGTGGAcgatgtggacacacagtgaagtggCTGTTTAATAGAACTGATGTGGATAAAGAAATCCACCAAGTGAAGACATCACAGtcttcctgctctgcctctctgacgGGTCTGagttcacatttcatttatgaGTCGAGGTTTGATTTGAAGTGTGAAGTGACTGATGGGGACAAagttcagtttctcttcagtcCTCGGCCCTCAGGTGAGAAACCAG GTGaggacacaacaacaacaacaacaacaacaataatgaagCCAAAAACAACAGCTACAACGTTATCattgacaacaacaacacctgaaaaccccataaaaacagaaaccatcTCAACATCTGCGATCACTGAGACTCCAACAGGACtaaacagca CTCGTACAGATCGTTCTGTTCTGGACTACATGATGTTGGTTCTGCGTGTGGCTGAACTCCTCCTCATTACTCTGATTGCTGTTCTTCTcatcagagctgcag GGAAGCAGAGACCACCTGATGACAACACT gtttcACACTCAGTCAGAAGGCGGACGGCGAGGCGTTCAGGTGCAGCAGCCAGTCAGGTAAAGGTCAGCTCAGACAGGAGGTGGTGGTGCGTTCAG gtgaataatgatgaagatgaagatgaaggtgtGGTGAAATATGAAAACTTTGGAGAAACTTCTGCCTCTGTCAGCCTCCACTGA
- the LOC124050337 gene encoding uncharacterized protein LOC124050337 isoform X3, translating into MAGFRWIKMSLFLMLLLQFTAATRQLVLHFTVRDGDQVSLPCNNMIDGQQECDSTTWVFTALRRDTAAVELITLGQIGEQTKTKSDRLSVTKNCSLVIKKVSAEDAGRYTCRQYKSGQPQGSESLVYLSVVTMTEREDADEVTLNCSVRTRGRCGHTVKWLFNRTDVDKEIHQVKTSQSSCSASLTGLSSHFIYESRFDLKCEVTDGDKVQFLFSPRPSGEKPGEDTTTTTTTTIMKPKTTATTLSLTTTTPENPIKTETISTSAITETPTGLNSTRTDRSVLDYMMLVLRVAELLLITLIAVLLIRAAGKQRPPDDNTVSHSVRRRTARRSGAAASQVKVSSDRRWWCVQVNNDEDEDEGVVKYENFGETSASVSLH; encoded by the exons ATGGCTGGATTCAGATggattaaaatgtctttgtttctgatgctgctgcttcagtttaCAG cagcgaCCCGACAGCTTGTCCTCCACTTCACTGTCAGAGATGGAGATCAAGTCAGTTTGCCGTGTAATAATATGATCGACGGTCAGCAGGAATGTGACAGCACAACATGGGTGTTCACTGCTTTAAGAcgagacacagcagcagtagaGCTGATTACCCTCGGACAGATTGGTGAACAGACCAAAACCAaatcagacagactgagtgtCACAAAGAACTGTTCTCTGGTTATAAAGAAGGTCTCAGCTGAGGATGCTGGACGTTACACCTGCAGACAGTACAAATCAGGACAACCACAAGGTTCAGAGTCTCTGGTTTatctgtctgtggtcacca TGACTGAACGTGAGGACGCTGATGAGGTGACATTAAACTGCTCTGTGAGGACACGTGGAcgatgtggacacacagtgaagtggCTGTTTAATAGAACTGATGTGGATAAAGAAATCCACCAAGTGAAGACATCACAGtcttcctgctctgcctctctgacgGGTCTGagttcacatttcatttatgaGTCGAGGTTTGATTTGAAGTGTGAAGTGACTGATGGGGACAAagttcagtttctcttcagtcCTCGGCCCTCAGGTGAGAAACCAG GTGaggacacaacaacaacaacaacaacaacaataatgaagCCAAAAACAACAGCTACAACGTTATCattgacaacaacaacacctgaaaaccccataaaaacagaaaccatcTCAACATCTGCGATCACTGAGACTCCAACAGGACtaaacagca CTCGTACAGATCGTTCTGTTCTGGACTACATGATGTTGGTTCTGCGTGTGGCTGAACTCCTCCTCATTACTCTGATTGCTGTTCTTCTcatcagagctgcag GGAAGCAGAGACCACCTGATGACAACACT gtttcACACTCAGTCAGAAGGCGGACGGCGAGGCGTTCAGGTGCAGCAGCCAGTCAGGTAAAGGTCAGCTCAGACAGGAGGTGGTGGTGCGTTCAG gtgaataatgatgaagatgaagatgaaggtgtGGTGAAATATGAAAACTTTGGAGAAACTTCTGCCTCTGTCAGCCTCCACTGA